In Taeniopygia guttata chromosome Z, bTaeGut7.mat, whole genome shotgun sequence, the sequence CTAGTATTATCCCTTTGGCCACAGCAATAACACCTTTATTAAATGAACAACACACAGCAACAGGTCCCCTGCCTTCCAATTTAATTGAAAGTTTTCCTGGCGTGTTTTTTCTAGCAGACTTTACACCTACAACCCCCAAAGAAAGTCAGCGCCTCCTGTTTGGAGGAAGAGCTAAATAGCCAATCTATGGGTAAAAAAGTAGGACTACAACGAAGGCACATTTTAACCTCATTATATGCTAGCTTCCATTCCCAGATGACAGCCAAGCTGCTAAAACACCCTAGACAGCACCCGAGGAGCTCTTAGGACTAAAGGATcgtgtatacacacacacagacaaacacagacacacagacacacacacagacacacacacacacagacacacacacacacagacacacacacacacagacacacacacacacagacacacacacacacagacacacacacacacacagacacacacacagacacacacacacacagacacacacacacacagacacacacagacagacacacacacacacagacacacacacacacacagacacacacacacacacagacacacacacacacacagacacacacacagacagacacacagacagacacacacagacacggcGTAGTTTTCCCAGCGCCGTGCGGCAGCCTGCAGGACAGTGAGCGGCCTTCCAGCGGCACGGAAAAGGCAGGGTCAGGGAAAGTCATAGGGACAGGCGAAAGGCACAGGACAGGGGCAGCGGCAGGGTCAGAAACAGCAACGAGAGCACGGAAAAGGGCGGCAGCCCGGTCACGGGCAGGGGCCGGGCCGGAACCGCGGCAGAGCCCGTCCCGCCCCTCCACCGCCTCTATCGCCGCCCCTCCGCCGCCTCTATCGCCGCCCCTCCGCCGCCTCTATCGCCGCCCCTCCGCCGCCTCTATCGCCGCCCCTCCGCCGCCTCTATCGCCGCCCCCCCGCCGCCTCTATCGCCGCCCCCCCGCCGCCTCTATCGCCGCCCCTCCGCCGCCTCTATCGCCGCCCCTCCGCCGCCTCTATCGCCGCCTCTATCGCCGCCTCTATCGCCGCCTCTATCGCCGCCCCTCCGCCGCCTCTATCGCCGCCCCTCCGCCGCCTTTATCACCGCCCCTCCGCCGCCTCTATCACCGCCCCCGAGGCGCACCCGCCCCTCgccgtgcccgccccgcccgccgcgccaGCGGCGGAAGTGTCGCTACCCCAGTTCCGGCAGCGGGTCGAGCCGCCGGGACGGCTCGGGGCATGGCGCTGTGGCTGCCGCACTCCCGGGACGGCGGCGCCCCGCAGGAGGAGGACCAGGAGCGGGCACAGGACGCCGCCTTCCGCCAGCGCTTGTCAGAGGTGCAGGTACGCCCGCTGCCCCGCCCGGCTGCCCCGGCCGTCGCTCCGCGTCTGGCGGCCGGGGCGCGGTGTGGGTCGGtgcgggcggcgcggcccgcgggggcagcggggggaCCGTGTCGGGacggggccgtgcggggccgaGGGCCGGCGGGGCAGGCGGGGGCTGGCGGGCCGCCCCGGCTGGCAGCTGCCCCGTGGGCAGGCGGTGCGGAAGAAGCGGGGCTGGAGCTACCCCAGCGGCCccgtgccccagcagcagaCAGGTGGGCGGTGTGCTTCTCTGCTGGCCAGGGCCAGGCGGCGATTTATCAGCGCGTTGTAAGGAATTCTGTGCGGTCTGGCAAGCAGCTGCCATTACGTTACTTTCCCAACGGTGGAATTTTATTCTTGttactgcagaaataaaaatgctgtaatTCCTAAAGTTGGAACGCTAAGTTTGATTTACTTGTGTTAAAGTTTCCTCCAGATAATCTTTCACCACTTGTCCTTCGTGGGCCCCTACTAGAGGCTGTCAGCACTGCAGATTTCATAACGTGCAGTTGAAGGCTGAGGAACTAATGCATATGGATGCGTTTTTATTCACTCTTGGTGGGAAAGGCTTGGCATATTACTGAATTCTGAGCACACaagtagaaacaaaataaatagtGTTGTTTAAGATGtcctttttctctcccagcTATGACTGGTGACATCCTCAACAGATTTGACCTAACGGAGCATGTGTTTGTGCTGGGCCTTGGCCACTTTATAACTTAAATACCACTTCCTGTGCCAGTTCGAGAGAAGATGTTGGCCATGTTTAGGTACTTATACTGAAATGCAGCAGTTACGTTACTGTTGTGATCTGACATCATAAACCCAATACTTTCTTATCAGGACTGTGTATTCAGATTATTCTCGCACTTGGCTGTTGCTAATGTTCCAGCCCTAAGATAGCCAGAGGGATTTCAGCTGTgtcaaaagtatttttacagTCTAGAGACTATTACTGATAGCAGCACATGATCCATGATTTTGCAAATACACTTAATAAGGTTAAGGTGACTTGAACTGGAAATCTCTTTCTGGAAGACATAACTGTACATTGCCATGCTTCATCACTTCTGCTGTTATAATGCTGCATATCTAAGGTGCCTTCCAGGTGCATTATTATTAGCTTTGGGATTTAGGCCAGTCTGCTTCTATAGAAACTGTAAATCAACAATTTTCTCTCCATAAATAGCATGTCTGATTTTCTTCACAGACATACAACCAAGGGATTGAATTAGCCTGCCAAAAAGAAAGAGAGTTTGTGAAGCACTCTGTAGAAAGCACATGGAACCTAGCAGAAGCCCAGCAAAAATTTGGTAGTTTAGCACTGCATAATTCAGAATCCTGTGATCAGGAGTCTGCTCAAGCAAGGACTGAAGCTGCTGAGTTGAGATGGAGAGAGGAAGagtggagaagaaaagaagaagcaCTAAACCAGCGGGAACGACAGAATCTATGGAATACAGATCCTGTTAGTAAAGAAGTTTTTAATAAGGTACGACCTACATCATTGTGCATGGAAACAAGTGCTAGCTTCTTTTGTTCATTTTAGTTGTTACTAATCTCTGAGTGTCTTCTGTGTCTTGTACAGAACAAAAACACAGTTATGTCACtcacctctgtgcctgggaaggTCATGCAATAGACCCTTTTAGGAGCTGTGCTCAGGCACATGTAGGACAGGGAGGGGTTCAGGACAGCCAGCACAACTGCACCAagggcaggtcctgccaggccaATTCAGTGGCCTTATCAGTGACCTATGACAAGGTGATGGCATCAGTGGACAGGTGAAGGCTTACAGATGTAATTTATCTGGACTTTTGCAAAGCCTTTGATGTGGTCTGCTACAACATACTTCTCCCTTAAACTGGAGAGAAATGAATTTGGTGAGTGGACTGTTAGGTGGATATGAAAGTAGTTGGTTGGTGGCATGCAAAGGGTAGAGTCAATGGCTCAGAGTTCCAATGGACACTAGAAGCCAGTGGTGTCCTTCAGGGGTCTGTACTGGGACCACTGTTATTTAGTATCTTCATTAAGATTAAACAGAGGGATTAAGTGCActctcagcaagtttgcagatgataCCAAGCTGAGTGGTGGTAATCAGACTTAAAAGAAGCCTTCGAGGAGGACCTGGACAAGATGGAGAAGTGGGTCCATGGGGATCTCATGTGTtttaacaaggccaagtgcaaggtgctgcacctaGGTTCCCCCAtctcagcacaggctggggatgaacagATCAGAGCAGCCCGtctgagaaggacttgggggcGCTGGACttgacccagccatgggcactcacagcccagaaagccacacgtgtcctgggctgcatccagagtagtgtgggcagcagggccagggaggggatactgcccctctgctctgctgagacccacCCCCAAAGTAATGCACCCAGTTCTGGGGTCCTCAGTTACAAGCAGGGCGCctgttggagcagctccagaggagtGCTGCagagatgatcagagggctggagcacctctcctatgagggaaggctgggagagctgaggtTGTTCAACttgaagaagaaaaggctccagggagcCCTTATTTACCTTCATGTGATCTTTCAGTACTTAAAGCGGCTTtataagaaagatggagaaaaacattttttatcaCAGCCtgtggtgacaggacaagaggggatggctttaaaatgaaaaattgtaggtttagattggatgtgaggaagactttttttattattaggGTATCAAGACACTGGAACATGTTGCTCAGGGAAGTTGTAGATGCACAGTCCCTAGAAGCAACAGGGGTCAGATTGAGCTGGTCTTGGAGCAACCTAATGTTcttgccagggcagggaggatcGAAACTCTGTGGTGTTTAAATGTCCCATCCAACCACGAATATGAAACTTAGTTTGCCTCTAATACTGTCTactgaaatacaaattatttagCATTAACACTTTTCAATAGTAGGATCTCATCTTTGATTTCACAATTTAATTTCAGCAGCTATCATTGCCTTTTACTGAGCCAAGCCAGACACAGTCAGGTGATAAATGTGGTCAGCTTTTTATGAAGGGTCCCTTCAGGTGCACAGCATACCAAAATACACACTGAAAAGTGCACCAAAGGTGCACATGTGACATAGAGCAACTACAGTTTTATAAGTGTAACAAATTAGCATAATTAACAAGAATGCCCAATTAGAAACACAGATGTTGAGGTAATTCCCCCTCTTGGTTAAACTCTCTTCTAAAGCCCCCATTCCTCTCTAGTTCTTTATGGGAGAAGAAGTTCTTTATGTTGTCCTTAGTCTCAGAAGAAACTAGATTAGGATTGAGCTTTTgggtgtgtgttttttctttcttgctaaCTGAGTAGGTATAATTCTAGCTATGAGTCTGTATAGTTATACAATAACAGGCTACGGAGCTACAAATATACATGAAGAAtagatgaaaggaaaaatcagttTGGTATCACTATCACATCTCCTAATTTCATTGATTTATCTGATCCAGGCTGCAATGTACATGATTCTCATGACTAACACATCAGTAAGTTCCTATCTGAAAACAAGTTTTTCAGACTAACTTCGAAACTCTGTTACTAGGTAACACactttctgggaaaaaaaaaaaatatgatacAACTCTAAAATTAGAACATAGCCGTTTAAACAGTAACATATTAAAGTATAATAAGTCCTTTATATCACTAAACAGTATGTGTGGAGTTTATGTGATAGTACAATCTTTCTCTTCCTCAGAGCTTTATtaatcaaaaaagaaaagaaattgaagaTGAAGCTGTGTCTGAACCACTTATGCAAAAACATGAACAAAAGATTAGACACTTCGGTGAGTCTTTTTCCAGCATCTTGTGGTTCCTACAGAATCTGTGTTAGTTTGCTCCTTCTTGTACCGAATGAATGCTAATAAATGAAAGACCTAAATGACAGACtgttcagttttattttatcaGGACTCAAGGGATATTCCATGTCAGTGAGAAAAGGCAGGGACATTCCTGGACGAATAGGTCATGTATATAAAAGTGCATGGGTCATCCATGGCGCTCTCCTTTTTTAAAGGTgatgaaatgaaatgttttattaaatgATTTTCTGTCATCTGTTAATCTATAAGGGTAATGGCTGATTAAATGGACTGTTTGTTAACACCTACACTGAGAGTATTTCTGCTCAGAATTGCGTGTTTAACACTATACTTAGTTATCCACTAGGTGTCACTTTAGCTCTGTCGTAGTTGTTAAACCCGATTGAGCACAAAGCTGATCTTGTAACATAATCTAAAATTTTTATGGTTCTCGGAAGTGCTTGCCATTGAGGTGGTTTCACGCTATAGTATAGCCATATTTGGAATTCTAGAACAATCAGGAATGAGACTAGGTTGGAAAAATTCTGTTGTTCTTACAAAGACGTTTTTACTAAGTTTTTTGGCCTCTGAGGGGcttaaagctatttttaaaaaagggctTTCTGCCCTGTTAGCCTTAGCAAGCCTGTCAAGTATCAAGTAAAGGCACAGCACTGTCAAGAGTATGTAAATAATAATAGATACAGGTTCTCTTAAGTGCCTTAACTGTTCAGTGTAATGATACTGGAATTAGAAAACATCTCTCCTGCTGTGCATTTCAGCAGGTAAAAAAAGAGGAGGCTATCTTGTAGGCTTCCTAGCTGAAAGTTGGGTGGAATTACTCTTTGTCTAAATTCAAATTAGACTGTTAAAGAAGCAACCTTATTACAGAAGGTAACTTTTTTTTATACTTCCTGAGTTCAAAGCCATGCTATTAGTTTAATTTGTGATACATAAATCCATTGTAGAAAGCCACAGTACATTAATGCTTTCTGAAGTCACTTGTTCCATGCTAGCTGCTGCAAAGGGGCAGTGTGGACTACGCTATATTGCATGAGTCCTGCTTCTGGATCCTCCTCCGGCTTCAAAGCAGTGAAGAACTTACACAGAATAACTCGAGAAATACAAGCTATTGGTTTCTCTTTCAGCATGTTTGCTAGAATTAAGATTAGCTTAGGTCATTACCATTACTTAGCCCAGTTACATGCTGATAGGTGAAGCTGCACATCTGATACCTGTTGCCAATGATGACTGTCAGAGATACTTGAAGGACAACTTTAAGAAATGCTATGAGTATTGAGTTCTGATTTTTACATTCAGCTTGTTACCTGAAGGTAGCGCCATGATACCACAATTCAAAGTTCTGATTAACTTTGCAATACTGGTGTGGCATTGTTTTTTGAGATCAAGCAGTTTGTataattaatttgaattttctaAAAATCTAGCAAACTTTATGTTAGAAGCACTTTAATTTTTGACAGGTTCTGTTTACAGGTTCTGTTATTTGCATCTTTATTTGCAAACATTTAGAGGACTTGTGTTTGTTAGAATCACTTAGTATAAATCTTTTTCCATAAACTTTTTAAGATCTTTGGTGTTGTAACTATTAGATATCTACACCACTTTGTTTGCTTATGAgaactgattaaaaataaattgtcagTATTACTAGAAGTGCATGACTGTTATAATCTACTTTTAGTATCTTCAAAGTCTAACTATGCCTTCTAGTAATGCTTTTTCAGCATTGGTTAGATGTataaataaaacccccaaatttagCTGCATGCTGCCATTCTGAGGTTAGTAAATTGCAAAGTTATGTATATTTGGAATCAATGCAAGTAACCTCCTTGCTGCattgaataatttttctgtttagaATATCTTAACTGTGTTTCTCTTATTAGGCATGCTGAGCAGATGGGATGATAGTCAAAGGTTTTTGTCTGATCACCCATACCTTGTATGTGAAGAAACATCTAGGTATCTCATGTTGTGGTGTTTTCATCTAGAAGCTGAACAGGTATGAATGTGTTTAAATCTTTGGAAGCACACATTTTCCCATTTGCGCAGCAGAAAGGTGACCAAGTTTATTAGCTGTTTAACTATTCTTCCAGCCCTCTCTGCTTTATAATGAATTGTAACCTTTATGTCTAGTTATAGCTAATTATGAGTCCTCTTGCTTCTGTAAACATTGGTTCACATCTGCTTAGGAACTGGAACAAAGGAAATTCTGCTGAATTTTAGAAATGTAATCTCAGGAAACTTCTTTAAATCAGAacttcaacttttttttcccctcagaaaagAGCTCTGATGGAGCAAGTAGCACACCAAGCAGTTGTAATGCAGTTTATTATAGAGATTGCCAGAAGCTGCAATGTGGATCCAAGAGGATGTTTTCGTCTCTTTTTCCAAAAAGCCAAAGTAAGTCAGTTTGGGTAATAATGTAAGAAACTCTTGATACAATACAGGATACAAGTGTTTTAGAGACTGTTTCTTCCTAACCATGTGAGGATAAATAATTTGTTGACTGATTTAGGCTTATGGGAAAGTGTTTTGTTAGCAATTATTTTCTAGACAGAATACTTTGTTATAATTCCAGTTCTGAAAATGAAAGGTTAGTGGATTTTTCTTGTTGTAGGTGGAAAGCAAGATGCAGGTGGGGGACAGCAGTTGTTTACAGATAAGTAATAACTAAGTAACAACAGCAAACACTGACTGGTGTGACTATTGACTAATTACATGTTTTCAAAGCGTAGTTACATATTGTCACAACTTTTCCATTTCATCTGCCCTTTACAGTGAGGCAGATATATAAAGAGTCCCTTTCTCATGACTGAAATAGGGCAATCCAGAGCTTTGCAGGAAAAAGGTAGGAAAACCGTAGACTCTGTTCAGTTGTTCAAGATTCTAATGGATCTTAATATTGTTGAAAGGCTAAAATTAAACTTAGTTTTACATGTTCTCAGATAAATCACCTACTTATGTATATAAATTCTACAGATtgtcttaaaaagaaaactacatGAAACGTAATTTTAAATTGACTAACATTATTCCCGAGTTGTTCACCGTTGTTATTCCCCTAAAGGTCTAACATAATGGATATTTTTCAGCACTGTCTAAGCTTACAATTCAAAAGTAAATATGGCTAAAGAACAAATagttcatttttctctttgtagaCAGGAGAAGGCTACTTTGAGGCCTTTAAAAATGAACTTGAGGCATTCAAGACAAGAGTGAGAGTCTGGTCACAGTCACATGGCTTTCAAACTATGTTGCTCCATGATCTCAGTGTCAGTCCTGGTGTGGGAGAGTGGACATCTTTTTTACAGGTAGGTTTATTATttccaaaatttattttaactaaAGCAGGATTAGGTCCTGCCTAGAGAAGCTATACCTTTCTGATATATAAAGAGGATTATTTCTTGAATTGCTAGTGCTTGGGATATATCATGCGGTGTTATTAATATACAAGGCATTTATGGGCTTTCTTTTTACTTGCTGGAATTCACAGCATGAGCATAAGGTCAAAGTATATGTTTGTTCATTGCTTTAACATTTTCATGCCTAAAATAAACACTGCATGATGAAACTGATCAGATCCTAGAATTGTATTCCCAGTCATCACCATGAGTAATGTAAAACCATGGGGTCAAGTAAgttacagaatcatagaatggtttgagttggagtggaccctaaagatcatctagttccaaactCCCTGCCATGTCAGGAACACCTTTCATAGACCAGACAGCCCCATCCAgactggccttgaacactgccaggtaccccacaacttctctgggcaagaGAAGTCAAGTCTAAGGAAAGTCTCCCTTTGTGATAAAGTTATGGCCACATTCTGGAATGATGAAGCAACTTAAAAGATTGTCAAAAATTATGTATTAGGAAAAGAGTCACAATTGAaagtatttatttgaaataatttgattaAAGTACTTCTCAGAGGTAGATAAAACAGCTGGATTTTATATTAATGTGTAGTTAGGTGCTAGAAATATTAAGACCAAATACAAGCTATGCTAgcaaattttttaaattcttgacACAGGGACACAATACTGGTTAATGATGTTTACAGATCTTACTTCCTTTCTATTGTAAATTTGTCTCCTCATAAGATGGACAATGCAAGCAGTCTTTGTTTCCTCTCACTCTATTTCTCCCTCTGTCTATACAATTGTGGAGCATTAATCTGTCAGTGTTTCATCTGTTGCAGAACACAGGAGATCTACAAGGTTCCATAAACACAGATGTCTGCAGTTTCAACTCTGTGATACAAAGAGATGAAGAAGAATCCAAAATGATGGACACATTATAGTACTTCTAAGACTGAGGCCAAGTACtcgtttattttcccttttttttaattttttttttttttccaaagaaacaaacatgGCTATTTTCTTGACACTTATTTTTCTGGGTACTgcactttattttttgtgtcagatttttgttgtttttatttgttttgggggGGAAGAACTTTGAAGGGTGGGTAATTAAGGAAAAACTTGTAATATTGTTTGAAATGTGCTGCTAGGTTTATAGTTGTCCTTGAAGAGCAGGGTTCTGATATTGCCGAATGTGAAACTGGATGTGTTTTCTG encodes:
- the CDC37L1 gene encoding hsp90 co-chaperone Cdc37-like 1, whose protein sequence is MALWLPHSRDGGAPQEEDQERAQDAAFRQRLSEVQTYNQGIELACQKEREFVKHSVESTWNLAEAQQKFGSLALHNSESCDQESAQARTEAAELRWREEEWRRKEEALNQRERQNLWNTDPVSKEVFNKSFINQKRKEIEDEAVSEPLMQKHEQKIRHFGMLSRWDDSQRFLSDHPYLVCEETSRYLMLWCFHLEAEQKRALMEQVAHQAVVMQFIIEIARSCNVDPRGCFRLFFQKAKTGEGYFEAFKNELEAFKTRVRVWSQSHGFQTMLLHDLSVSPGVGEWTSFLQNTGDLQGSINTDVCSFNSVIQRDEEESKMMDTL